ATATTCAGATTTAATCCAGAGTTTATCCTAGTGTATACATAATTTTTCAACGTACCAAAAATCACGACCAAATGTGAATTGTAGCTCGTTAATAGGATATGCATATTTCACAAACATGTatacttcattttcttttgggGTGATCACTGAACAAATTACATTCGATTTTGGACTTACGCAACTATCTCCGATTTCAACCCCTACTCACGAGCTAAGGCAAGTCAACTCGGTTGTGCGCCGGCTTCTCCACCGTACTAATCGATGCTCAGCTCTGGCCCCAGCAGTTCAAGTACATTACTTGGCGGAGCGACTCTTCCGACTGCTTCCTCCACCTGTCCTCACCGCGAAACGCTACTGATTCGCAGTTGAGGATTCCAGAAAACGGTCTGATATCCGCCGCCTCTCCACCGACGTGAAAGAAATGGTTCTTGCCGTGGTTGAGGGTCTGGAGACCCGATTTCAACTTCTGACCCTGATCGGGTTGAGTATTCACAATAGCCACGCTTGCTGCCATCCACACTCTGTTCATGTAACTCattttcttttatatatatctTCCTCtcaatgataataataataataataataatctgcAAAATGTGGATTACGTATTCTCCCGCAAGATACGGTCCCCTGTAATTATATGGGTTTTGGGCTGGGGTTAGACGAAGCAGCAGCAACAGCAGCAGCGTTGTTCTCAGAAGTCACGACAAATTGACACGAGGTATGTCGTATCGAGTAATCTGCATGCAACCAATGGAGATCCAACACAAATTTTCCCTGATAAGACAAAAGAACATGTGTCGTTTAGTACTGTACCATATATGGAGAATACAAAGAAAAAACACAGCTTCAAAAGAGTTCAGAATATCACGTGGGGCTGGTCATATGTTCACGTGACACGCACGTCGGAAGGGAAGGAAGAAGGATGCACACAATGCTTCACGTGAATAGTTTTGTGAGTTACCACGCACATAAATCCAATTGATTTGATCCCTGGGTTTTGAGCTGGGATCTACTGATTTATCCAGAAAAACGAGTTAAGGGAATGAGAAAAAGTGTGTGTGTTCAAATGAGAAGCCATTCACAAGTTGGCCCTGCGAAATGTCAAAAGTCTTTGCTATTCGAAATATGACTCGTTAATCTTCCCTTGTGAAAGTAGTTTTATTCACTAGCTTATAGTGGACTGATTTCTTTGAATTGTTCTGCTTTTTgtgtaaaataataaaatacttcATACAAGATTTTTCTTGATATAGTTCACTCCTCATGATTGTGTTCTTTATGACCATAAACGCGTCTGGTTATGTAAAATGTTATAGAATTGAGCATTGCAATTTCTTCGtactaatttattttatatgctTAAGACTCGTTCCTTTAGAGGATTTCACAACCAACTTTCTTTTTAACCATTTGGTTAGCGGATCCGTTGATTATCTTTTGGCTTGACATAATCAATATATAGATAACTCCAGACTCCGGTTTATAGTATTTTTCTTATGGTGTTATGTCTAAAAAGTATATGTCTAGACTTACCATTATATATAGATATGTCATTCCAATTGCAGATTGACTATCACAATGAACATATATGGCCGACACGTGTTTTTCTCATCCAATACTATCTTCTAATAATAGGCGTGACCATTCAACCTCTTCAGCACATTTTGTAAGGGCTATCAGATTTCGTCTTAGATCTAGCTATTACAGTTTGTTTAGAAGATTTTCATGCAATTAATGCACTTCTTGGTGTGAATACAAATCTAATAATATACTTCGAGTATTTTATATCAGATATTCAGTTCGCATCAATGTATCCTTCAATTACAGAATAATATCCAGTATAGTGCAGTCCATAATAATGAATATAGCTCAAGTATCTCAGCAATCTCACAATTGCATCCAATGTTCAGTACTCAGGTTACTTGTGAATCTACTTAGTTTGCCGACTTTAGGTGATGTCTGGTCTTGTACAACTTATTATGTACATCTTAATTTAATGATTTAAGAGTATTATAATTGAGACGCACTCTCACTTTTATTCATCAATAGATGACTCGTATCTATTTGAGTTTTATCCAATGCAGAATCATTCTCGTTTAGTTCCAAAAATCATATAGGCTAATATGATGTCTTCCATATCAAATTTTAAGTTCAAAAACTTCTTAGTATATTTAATCATCTTATCATTACTCTCAATAATAAACATATAATTTATGTAAATACATTAAATAACATAGTGATTTTCAGCCGTATAAATTAAAAAGTTGTCACACTCATTGACATTAAATCCACTTTCTGTCACGACTTTATCGAATTTTTCATACTATTATTTTGGTTCTTGTTTTAAGTCATACAAAAACTTCACAGTTTACAAACCTTGTTTTCATGTCTAAGCGTAGAAAATCCTTCAGGTTGTTCCATGTAAATTTTCTTTTCTAAATCTCAATTTAGAAAAGAtgtttttacatccatttggtgTACTTCAAGATTCCGCAAGATGAAAATTGAAAGTATCACTTGAATTGATGTTATTCTCGTTACTGGAGAATAAATGTCAAATTAGTCAAGCTCTTCATTTTTACGGTAACCTTTGATTAACAATATGGTTTTATACTTATCTTTTATTCCatctgatttcattttccaaattcATTTGTAACCTAGTGGTTTGCTTCATGGAGTAAGATCCACTAATTCTAATGTATAGTTTTGCAAAATGAATTTAATTTCACAATTAGTTTTCTAATTTCATTAACGTCCCTCCCACATATGAATTCAATGTCTGTTTAAAGCTTTGAGTTTCACTTTCTAacatgaaattaataaaatccgGACCGAATGATTTTTCCACCCCAACTCTTGCTACGTTTGGGTTCAACCTCATAATCAACTTCTTTTTCTTGTTCTGTTGTCTCATATGATCTTTTAGAAGAACTTAGCTCTTCTTTATATTTGTATGGAACTAGATGTTCAAAGAATAAGACATTTCTTGATTTCATTATCACATTTTTGTGAAAAtcagatatttgaaactcattcaCAATAAAACGATAAGCACTATTATTTTGTGCATATCTAAtaaaaatgcaataaacaaattttTTGTCCTATTTTTACCTTCTTCGGAGCAGGTATTGCCACTTTGGCAAGTAGACTTGTCAAAATGGGTTAGGCCCGTCGGGCCAGCCCGCCCCGCCATAAAAATTGAACGGGTTGAGTTGATAAAACAGCAACCCGTTTGGAGGCGGGTCAAATGGGTTGAGCCCATTTGGGTTGCGGATCAAGTCAGGTCGGGCCCAAACAGGGCGTGCTAGCCCGCCAAATTAGgataaaatttttatatttttaagttttatataaaaattgaaataagTTTCATGCACCCTCATGTCGTAGAACAAATATATTGATAATTTACTCTTAGAACGAATAtacataaagaaaataaaaagagagaaatttacAGATATAcataaaagaaaacaaaagggaagaaattcctgtaaattttattcatgaatcttaaaataattattaagcatAGCAGTTGTTTGTGAATCCTAAGAGCGGTTTCGTTTGAAGTTCGACGAATTGCAGTGAAATTTTGTGGACCCGACCGAGGTTTGCTAATTATGTGTATTGTTGAagacataatatttttttaaaatttacaacCGTATCTTTCCTTGAATTTATGTTTTCTTCCATGTCTTAATcttcatgtttggtttaaacactttactttttatggattatgttgtatgctttcttaatttcttatttcaacatttttaaatattttatgaaactatttgactgaaatatatttttcttctatgttTACTGCGATACTCTTTAGAATttctttcttaaaaaaataagcGGGCCGGCCCGCCTACCGTGACCCAAGGTGGGTTGGGCTGGGTTGACCATTTAGAGGCCCGCCAAAATGGCGGGTTGGCCCGCCCCGCCTAATGGCGGGTTGTGGGCTAGCTCGCCCCGCCAACCTGTTTTGACATGTCTATCGGCAAGACATTATTCACACTCGCAAGTATTAGTAAAAACACAATCTTCCTTTCAACAACTCAAATGGACTTTAATTTGTTTCTTTCAACACACTTTATTTAAAAGAGAGTTTGCTATTAAAACAGTTTCACTCCACATGTTTGCTATTAAAAAGAGAGTTTTGTAaagttgattttcaacttcATTTTTTGTAAAGTACAAACTTATTTATGACTTCATCTCTATTTTTAAGTAAATATACATGAACCAAATTTTGTGTTATCGTAAATAAaagtaataaattatttatttttactgcGTGTTTGCACTCTTTTTAAATCACATAGATATGAGTGAACTAAATCTAGGTTTCATTGTCTCTTTAAATAGTTTGGAAAAATTATCTTGTTAGTTTTGAAACTTGGAAAGTTAtttcttaatatttttaatttaatgtgAAAATCTGTTATCTTTCATGCGTGTTAGGTAAATTTCTGAACTAACACAATAGTCTCCAAATCACACAATTCCGCTAACCAAGTAAACCGCACTTGAGAAGTCTTGTGCGATAGGATCGTTCGGCAAGATGTTGGTAGGAAAATTCAATTTTCTAATTAGCTGACCAAACAATCACTTACTTCATAACTCAAATTCATTTTGAGATGCTCTCATACAATTATTTTAAGGGATATAATTGAATATGCGAAGTTGTTAAATACAATATCTTTGGCATGAGAAATTGAAGTATAACAATAATATTTGGTTGTATCTCTGAAAATTCTATTgaaataaaactaaaaaaaatatcaatttttgttAAATAAGTACGTGTATTTTCagaaatacaaaaaaattttgtgaaacaattttataattcaGTTTTATGAGATGAAGATATATTTGAATCActcataataaatattattttttattataaatatatacataattaattaatcacaAGTATAAaaataagagtaggtctcttgtgagacggtctcacggatctttatctgtgagacgggtcaaccctactcatattcacaataaaaagtaatacttgtagcataaaatgtaatattttttcattaatgacccaaataaatatCCGTCTCACGAAATAAGACCCGTGAaaaccgtcttacacaagtttttgtctaaaaaTAATAAACTTTCTCACACACTTCCAGAAAATAAATCCAGAAATTCCGTATGTTTTTTTTCTTCCGAAAACTCATTTAATTTTTCTGATTGCAAAAAGAAACCAGAGGTACGCGTTAATACCACGCGTCGATTATTGGGTGACCcgagaaattttaaaataaaaaaattctaaaaaatcCAACCCGGATAATCCTTCTCCAATCCAAATGGAGAGCCAATCCCAACTCTGAAGTGATCTCGATCATCTCTGTAATGGCGGCCGTTACTTCTGTATCCATCACTGCTATCGCTCAATCATCCGACCGGAAATTCCTTGCTCTGTTGCCTTTGAATTTCGATGTTGTTAGGTTCCGCGGTATGGTGTCGTATGATTCGTGCCGCTTTCGTGCTTCGAGTTCTCGTAAGGTGGTTCATTGCATGTCCGCAGCCACAGGCAGGTTTCAGCATTTTTTTAcctttttaattaaattctgTGAAGAATTTTGTTGGTTCTCTGGAGTTGCAGCAGGAGAGTGTGTGAAGCTGCTGAATGCTTAGTGATAGCATAACAATTTTGATTTCTGGATTGGATCTAGAATTTGAAgacagttttttttttctgtaaTTGATTTGTTCCTTTTGTTCTATGCTTTTTACATAGAAATTGGATCGATTGAGTTGATACTTGTTTTTTGTTTGTGCATAAATTAACAGTTGAGAAATGCTAATTTGTGGTTCTATCCTGATGACATTTTTAGTGATCTTGTAACAGTCTCGTATATTATACTCAAAATGCTGTAATTGCCTATTCCGTGCAAGTGTGATGTAACAATGCATCGAAGAGTAATCTATCATAGATTCTTCAACGTACTGATAATGAATTTACTGATTTATTGTTCTGATTTTCCTCATCTTTTTCCTGAAAACTGTGTTTTGATGAATTTCTGATTCGGTTTAGGTCCGTTTTAGAGTGGTGTCTGAAATTTTTTCTGGAAATTCTTTGGTTTCAGATGTGCCTCCTGTGTCAGAGACAAAGCTCAATTTCTTGAAGGCTTATAAAAGACCAATTCCAAGTGTATATAACACTGTACTACAAGAGCTGATTGTTCAGCAGCATTTGATGAGATACAAGAAGTCATACCGGTATGATCCGGTGTTTGCACTTGGTTTTGTGACCGTGTATGATCAACTCATGGATGGTTACCCAAGCGATGAGGATCGGGATGCCATTTTCAAAGCTTACATAGAGGCTCTAAAGGAGGATCCTGCCCAATACAGGCACGTGGAAAACATTTCGCAGTTCATTTTCTATTACCATTTTTGTGTTAGTTTGGTTCATTTGTCAATTATGTAACTTAAGTTCAAAACAGATAACTATTTCTCAAAGTTAATGGGTCATTTCGATTTTGATTGTACATTATGTGTCTACAACTATGAGGTGTCTTCTGTGCCACTCATTTGATATTGGAAAATAGTGAATATTAAACCTTCCATTTATCAAAACTTATATCTGTGTGTgttataaatagaaaaaaacTTGTTGCTATCTTTGTGTCGGACTTCTCTCGGATTTCAAGTGGCTAATGTAATTTCTTTTGTGTATTTTTTATACCACAGGGCTGATGCTGTGAAGTTAGAAGAATGGGCTCGTGCTCAATCTTCTAGTACTTTAGTTGATTTTGGATCAAGAGAAGGAGAGGTTGAAGgctatttgaaagatattgcaGAAAGATCCAGGAACACAGGAAGTTTCAGCTACAGCCGCTTCTTTGCAGTTGGTCTCTTCCGTTTGCTTGAGTTAGCAAATGCCACTGAACCAACCGTATTAGAAAAGGTAATACTTGTTCCCTATTGTTGCCAGTGTGGTCCTAGATATACTTCCGTATAGTGCGCATAAAGTAACTTCCTGAAGGGAAACATTTAGCTTTGAGAGGAGGTTTCAGTTCATGGATGTGTTTGCTAAGCCCGTTAAACATCTCCATATTGGTTGAGTGTGCTGAGTCCAGAGAAAACTATAACAGGCAGTGCCGTATTTTTAAATGCAAAACCTCAAGCTTATATTTTGTTTGCGAAATTGATTTTATCATAGAGTTAATCTCTTGAGAAGTCTCCTTTCGGTCAGGAAACACTAAAAAGGGTTTACTTTCTTTCTTTGGTCTATTTCCCCTACTGTCCAAAAGCTTTATTCCTTCATACTTTGGAGTCTTTCAATAGGCAACTCAAACTGGAACATGGAAGAACTTTAGATGGGGATGCATCGAAACTATCCTCATTTCCTTGGCTTGCTTAGAGTTTTGGTGGATAGTCTAGAAGACCAGGCAATTGATGCCTTCTCATTGTTTTAGTTTCCCAATACGTAATAGTCAAATTGTCACCTTGTTTGTCATCACATCTCTTTTCTCAACCAAATTCCAGACGGGCTGAGATGGCTGGGTCAATACCACGAGTGAATCGTAGAAATCACCAAATCAATTTATTAAAACCAAAACCAAGAGTTGAAAATTAATGGCTAATCTTTTTCTGTATTCATTGTACATAAATTGCCGTGCAAGTAAGGAAATATGAATGTTGCCTCAGGCCAATATTATCACATTAAAGAGAGAAATAATACAAATGAGTATTTGCATTTTATggaagttatatatatatatattttttatgcttGACAGCTTTGTGTCGCTCTAAACGTGAATAAGAAAAGTGTTGATCGGGATCTTGATGTCTATCGCAATTTGCTTTCCAAACTGGTTCAAGCAAAAGAACTGTTAAAAGAATATGTCGACAGGTAAAAGATTCTCCTCTCTCCAAATGTCTTCAGGCTGCTCGTTTCTAGTTTGCTTTTTTATGATTTTCCTGTTGGAGGTTGTACCTGTAGTCACAAATTTGCTTGTCAGTGGCACAAGCTTAATAAGCTTTCTCCTCTCAAATTAGTACGTCCTTTATATAACGTCCTCCATTGATATGTGATCATCAGGGAGAAAAAGAAAACCGAAGCAAGGGCGGCGGAATCTCAGAAAGCAAACGAGGCTGTCAAAAATTTTTCAGGGGAGTACCAATCCGCTGACCGGTAAATAGCAAGCTTCTGTTACATTCAAACGATCGTCGAGAACAATGACACGAA
This Primulina eburnea isolate SZY01 chromosome 2, ASM2296580v1, whole genome shotgun sequence DNA region includes the following protein-coding sequences:
- the LOC140822782 gene encoding protein THYLAKOID FORMATION1, chloroplastic-like isoform X1 — protein: MAAVTSVSITAIAQSSDRKFLALLPLNFDVVRFRGMVSYDSCRFRASSSRKVVHCMSAATDVPPVSETKLNFLKAYKRPIPSVYNTVLQELIVQQHLMRYKKSYRYDPVFALGFVTVYDQLMDGYPSDEDRDAIFKAYIEALKEDPAQYRADAVKLEEWARAQSSSTLVDFGSREGEVEGYLKDIAERSRNTGSFSYSRFFAVGLFRLLELANATEPTVLEKLCVALNVNKKSVDRDLDVYRNLLSKLVQAKELLKEYVDREKKKTEARAAESQKANEAVKNFSGEYQSADR
- the LOC140822782 gene encoding protein THYLAKOID FORMATION 1, chloroplastic-like isoform X2; its protein translation is MLLGSAVWCRMIRAAFVLRVLVRWFIACPQPQADVPPVSETKLNFLKAYKRPIPSVYNTVLQELIVQQHLMRYKKSYRYDPVFALGFVTVYDQLMDGYPSDEDRDAIFKAYIEALKEDPAQYRADAVKLEEWARAQSSSTLVDFGSREGEVEGYLKDIAERSRNTGSFSYSRFFAVGLFRLLELANATEPTVLEKLCVALNVNKKSVDRDLDVYRNLLSKLVQAKELLKEYVDREKKKTEARAAESQKANEAVKNFSGEYQSADR